In Zobellia roscoffensis, the following are encoded in one genomic region:
- a CDS encoding DUF2607 family protein gives MQNVKRFIAMFYVALMLLFKVAGLHALTHHADEQDVQHCELCDITTVVNFIPALKTEHPVLPQKENYFSEPKFTNTTPYIVFNNRHLASNLFTRPPPQFS, from the coding sequence ATGCAAAACGTAAAACGTTTTATTGCCATGTTTTATGTTGCCTTGATGCTTTTGTTCAAGGTTGCAGGCTTGCATGCGCTAACGCATCATGCAGACGAACAAGACGTTCAACACTGCGAGCTTTGTGATATTACCACAGTAGTAAATTTCATTCCTGCTTTAAAAACCGAACATCCGGTTTTACCACAAAAGGAAAATTACTTTTCCGAACCAAAATTTACGAATACCACGCCTTATATTGTTTTTAACAATAGGCATTTGGCCAGTAACCTTTTTACTAGGCCTCCCCCACAGTTCTCATAG
- a CDS encoding DUF5995 family protein, which yields MQEVLQQLDVIIDTAIANNNCIGLFAYIYRRTPAQILKEVELGSFEDNEHMEKFDVEFANFYLDVYNGYVNNSKVSKSWQFAFDTQKDSLTILQHIMLGINTHINLDLGLAASAVMHGKEIIVNKK from the coding sequence ATACAAGAAGTTCTTCAGCAATTAGACGTCATAATTGATACGGCTATTGCAAACAATAACTGCATAGGGTTGTTTGCCTATATATATAGAAGAACTCCGGCTCAGATTCTCAAAGAAGTGGAATTGGGAAGTTTTGAGGATAATGAACATATGGAGAAGTTTGATGTTGAATTCGCTAACTTTTATTTAGATGTGTATAACGGTTATGTAAATAATAGCAAAGTAAGTAAATCCTGGCAGTTTGCATTTGATACCCAAAAAGACTCATTAACCATTCTACAACATATCATGTTAGGCATCAATACCCACATTAATCTTGATTTGGGTTTAGCAGCAAGCGCTGTAATGCATGGCAAAGAAATTATTGTAAATAAAAAGTGA
- a CDS encoding ABC transporter ATP-binding protein → MLKAINITKSYNGKVALKDVSFEVSKGEIFCLLGQNGAGKTTTINIFLGFINKDGGQAFVGDKEVGKDDTNQLTAYIPETVQLYGNLSGIENLNFFSRLAGFSYSTSELEDFLSKTGLQKDAQHSRLSGYSKGMRQKVGIAVALAKNAEVIFMDEPTSGLDPKATAEFTKICKELAAMGKVIFMATHDIFNAVELGTTIGIMKEGILAQQLKASEINAEQLNQLYLQTI, encoded by the coding sequence ATGCTTAAAGCAATAAATATAACCAAGTCTTACAATGGAAAAGTTGCATTGAAGGACGTTTCCTTTGAGGTATCAAAAGGAGAGATATTTTGTCTGTTAGGTCAAAACGGAGCAGGAAAAACTACTACCATCAATATTTTCTTAGGTTTTATAAATAAGGATGGCGGTCAAGCCTTTGTCGGTGATAAAGAAGTAGGCAAGGATGATACCAATCAGCTAACAGCGTACATTCCGGAAACCGTTCAATTGTATGGAAATCTAAGTGGTATTGAGAACCTAAATTTCTTTAGTCGCTTAGCCGGTTTTTCATATTCCACATCAGAATTAGAAGACTTTCTTAGCAAAACTGGTTTACAGAAAGATGCTCAACACAGTAGACTATCCGGTTATTCTAAAGGAATGCGTCAAAAAGTAGGGATTGCCGTTGCGCTTGCCAAGAATGCAGAAGTCATTTTTATGGACGAACCTACTTCTGGTCTTGATCCAAAGGCAACAGCTGAATTCACTAAAATTTGTAAAGAACTTGCCGCTATGGGCAAGGTTATTTTCATGGCTACGCATGATATTTTCAATGCCGTAGAATTAGGAACCACAATTGGAATAATGAAAGAAGGTATTCTGGCACAACAATTAAAAGCCAGTGAAATAAACGCAGAGCAACTAAACCAACTATACTTACAGACTATATAG
- a CDS encoding DUF3526 domain-containing protein — translation MYSLLFKSFFRTKIFLVSLILLLTVGVISILIGKQYLVKQEKTIAAAQVFQEESIKKNVEYHSEDLGLLLYYLRFTLIKKPQNINAISIGQSDVNPLLQAVTIRGLEAQKYDTDFENPSLLMSGNLDLGFVIIYLFPLVLIAMTFNLYSEEKELGTWRILAAQTSGKAKFLFKKLLVRILFVFAVLIFLMFLASAMLQIPVNANFWAIFIQSVLYVMFWSALCFWIVSFLKNSSFNALALISIWVVLTILIPALVNNYVINTYQVPEALDAMVEQRDGYHEKWDLEKGATMNEFIKEYPAYKNYPVPEDEFSWIWYYGMQYMGDFAAKNTSAEMTEKIMLRNAVSEKIALFVPTMHAQLSFNSLAGTDMVSHLTFLKSLTEFHKNLRQGFYTKIFDNKSADSVDWKNHEAKFYEVVYSFSWFKLLLPTFLITLAIGILGGLNLRKL, via the coding sequence ATGTATAGTTTATTATTTAAATCATTTTTTAGGACGAAAATTTTCTTGGTTAGTCTGATATTGTTGTTAACCGTTGGGGTGATAAGCATCTTGATCGGAAAACAATATTTGGTAAAGCAGGAAAAGACAATTGCTGCAGCACAGGTATTTCAAGAAGAAAGCATTAAAAAGAACGTGGAATACCATAGTGAAGACTTAGGCTTGCTTTTATATTACCTGCGTTTTACGCTCATAAAGAAACCTCAAAATATAAACGCAATTTCCATTGGGCAGAGCGATGTTAATCCGTTATTGCAAGCGGTGACCATTAGAGGCTTGGAAGCACAAAAATATGACACCGATTTTGAGAACCCGTCATTACTAATGTCCGGCAACCTCGATCTAGGCTTTGTTATCATTTATTTGTTTCCGTTGGTATTGATAGCCATGACTTTCAATTTGTATTCTGAAGAAAAAGAATTGGGAACATGGCGAATATTGGCTGCTCAAACCTCTGGAAAAGCAAAGTTTTTATTCAAAAAACTACTGGTGAGAATACTCTTTGTATTCGCTGTTTTAATTTTCTTGATGTTTTTGGCAAGTGCTATGCTACAAATTCCGGTGAACGCCAATTTCTGGGCAATTTTTATTCAGAGCGTTTTGTATGTGATGTTCTGGAGTGCCTTATGTTTTTGGATTGTATCCTTTTTAAAGAATTCAAGTTTTAATGCTTTGGCATTAATTTCCATTTGGGTGGTACTGACCATTTTAATTCCTGCATTAGTGAATAACTATGTTATTAATACCTATCAAGTGCCAGAAGCCTTAGATGCCATGGTAGAGCAAAGAGATGGTTACCATGAAAAGTGGGATTTGGAAAAAGGTGCCACGATGAACGAGTTCATTAAAGAATATCCGGCGTACAAGAACTACCCTGTTCCCGAAGATGAATTCAGTTGGATTTGGTACTACGGCATGCAATACATGGGAGATTTTGCGGCAAAGAATACAAGTGCCGAAATGACCGAAAAAATCATGTTACGTAATGCTGTAAGTGAAAAAATAGCCCTGTTTGTACCCACAATGCATGCACAACTGAGCTTTAATAGTCTAGCGGGCACAGATATGGTTAGTCATTTAACTTTCTTAAAATCATTGACTGAATTCCATAAGAATTTACGCCAAGGTTTTTACACCAAAATTTTTGATAACAAATCTGCGGATTCCGTAGATTGGAAAAATCATGAAGCTAAGTTTTATGAAGTAGTTTATAGCTTTAGTTGGTTTAAGCTATTACTGCCCACTTTTTTAATAACACTAGCAATTGGAATTTTAGGAGGATTAAATCTTCGTAAATTGTAA
- a CDS encoding ABC transporter permease yields the protein MRKNVIQLLARQLWQDAFRSKVMLIASALMLCLLLFSAYSGWENYHDQNFTRDEIQDEVEESWENNPDKHPHRMAHYGSFALRLKHVLSVFDMGMENFVGNAVFLEAHKQNTVNFSEASMSTGLLRFGEVSLAMLLKVIVPLLIFYLGFATIARERENGTLKLLIGQGITRKEIVFGKWLGLWSLSLVFLSAIFLVLLFFVLIESHDSMHTDSLLRYVVLLVAYLLFFGILSAITILVSAFSATAKGALVKLLGIWLLFVIIVPKSLQAMGFYLYPTPSKIEMETAVEHDLAEIGDSHDPNDPHFKAMKDSVLRVHNVENVEDLPFNYGGFVMSQGEAMSTKIYLKHQEDLYEVYGKQNNLERYSAFVNPYTAIKNLSMAFSGTDFQSFLHFKDKAEAYRFKLAQEMNQLQMDLIPNKGKEGPNTISSDYWKEFPPFEYHFLNISDVFKNELISLLALVLWGVLSIFGLLRLSTNLKAI from the coding sequence ATGAGGAAAAATGTAATTCAATTATTGGCTCGTCAATTATGGCAAGATGCCTTTAGATCCAAGGTCATGTTGATTGCTTCTGCCTTAATGCTATGCCTACTTCTTTTTTCCGCGTATAGTGGTTGGGAGAATTACCATGACCAGAATTTTACGCGAGATGAAATTCAAGATGAAGTAGAAGAAAGTTGGGAGAACAATCCAGATAAACATCCGCACCGTATGGCGCACTATGGCTCTTTTGCCCTAAGATTAAAACACGTGTTAAGTGTGTTTGATATGGGAATGGAAAACTTTGTGGGCAATGCCGTTTTCTTGGAAGCTCACAAACAAAATACCGTCAATTTTTCAGAAGCCAGTATGTCTACCGGTTTGTTACGTTTTGGCGAAGTGAGTCTGGCAATGTTATTAAAAGTAATCGTACCACTTTTAATATTCTATTTAGGATTTGCTACCATTGCCAGAGAGCGTGAAAATGGCACCTTAAAGCTGTTGATTGGGCAAGGTATAACGCGTAAAGAAATTGTATTCGGAAAATGGCTGGGCTTATGGAGTCTATCGCTTGTTTTTCTAAGCGCTATATTTCTGGTACTTCTGTTTTTTGTTTTGATTGAGTCACACGATAGCATGCATACCGATAGTCTATTAAGATATGTTGTACTGTTAGTAGCTTATCTACTGTTTTTCGGTATTTTGAGTGCAATTACCATTCTGGTTTCGGCTTTTAGTGCTACAGCCAAAGGAGCACTGGTAAAACTATTGGGCATCTGGTTGCTTTTTGTGATCATTGTTCCAAAATCATTACAAGCAATGGGGTTCTACCTTTACCCTACTCCTTCTAAAATAGAAATGGAAACAGCAGTGGAACACGATTTGGCTGAGATTGGAGATAGTCATGACCCTAATGATCCGCATTTCAAAGCCATGAAAGATTCCGTATTACGTGTCCATAACGTAGAAAATGTTGAAGACCTTCCTTTTAATTATGGTGGTTTTGTGATGTCTCAAGGTGAAGCAATGAGCACTAAAATATATTTAAAGCATCAGGAGGATTTGTATGAAGTGTATGGAAAGCAGAATAACCTAGAGCGCTATTCTGCATTTGTAAATCCGTATACGGCAATCAAGAACTTATCAATGGCTTTCTCGGGTACAGATTTTCAATCTTTCCTTCATTTTAAGGATAAGGCAGAAGCGTATCGTTTTAAGCTGGCGCAAGAAATGAACCAATTGCAGATGGATTTAATTCCGAATAAAGGAAAAGAAGGACCAAATACTATATCCAGTGATTATTGGAAAGAATTTCCTCCGTTTGAGTATCATTTTTTAAACATTTCAGATGTCTTTAAAAATGAGCTTATATCCTTATTGGCATTAGTGCTTTGGGGCGTTCTCTCCATTTTCGGACTATTAAGATTATCCACTAACCTAAAAGCCATATAG
- a CDS encoding NAD(P)-dependent alcohol dehydrogenase encodes MRAIIITKYGSPEVLQLQYVQKPIPKDKEVLVQVKAASATRADTMMRKGSPWLGRLFIGLTKPKHPISGTGFSGVVEAIGKDVTEFEVGDAVFGESIFGAGTNAEYVCIREDGVLTIKPEQLSHKEAATICDGYLTSWNFLKEIAEVKPGQSVLINGASGSLGTAAVQLAKYIGAEVTGVCSAQNVDLVATIGADKVLDYNKIDFTKTGKMYDVVFDTVGKSKYSYCKKALSFKGIYLSPVLSFSLLVRVVWTSMFGRKKAKFSATGTKSIPALRLFLNELKELWESNQLKPVIDRYYTLEEIGKAHEYIDMGRKKGNVVILL; translated from the coding sequence ATGAGAGCAATAATAATAACGAAGTACGGTTCGCCGGAAGTACTTCAATTGCAGTACGTTCAAAAACCCATTCCTAAAGACAAAGAAGTTTTGGTACAGGTAAAAGCGGCTAGTGCAACTAGAGCCGATACCATGATGCGAAAAGGAAGCCCGTGGTTAGGAAGACTTTTTATTGGTCTAACAAAACCAAAACACCCTATATCCGGTACCGGTTTTTCTGGTGTTGTGGAAGCCATTGGTAAAGACGTTACAGAATTTGAAGTGGGAGATGCCGTTTTTGGAGAGTCAATTTTTGGAGCCGGGACAAATGCGGAATACGTTTGCATTCGGGAAGACGGCGTACTCACTATTAAACCCGAACAATTATCTCACAAAGAAGCGGCTACTATTTGTGACGGCTATTTAACCTCTTGGAATTTCTTAAAAGAGATCGCAGAGGTAAAACCGGGCCAGTCCGTTTTAATAAATGGTGCTTCAGGAAGTCTTGGTACTGCAGCCGTGCAATTAGCAAAATATATTGGAGCCGAGGTTACGGGTGTTTGTAGTGCCCAAAATGTAGATTTGGTTGCCACCATAGGAGCGGATAAAGTTCTGGACTATAATAAAATAGATTTTACCAAAACAGGAAAGATGTATGATGTTGTTTTTGATACTGTGGGTAAATCAAAGTACTCGTATTGTAAAAAGGCACTTAGCTTTAAAGGCATTTATCTTTCCCCCGTATTGAGTTTCTCTTTGCTAGTTCGGGTAGTATGGACGTCTATGTTCGGCCGTAAAAAAGCAAAATTTTCAGCTACGGGAACCAAGTCTATTCCGGCACTTCGATTGTTCCTCAATGAACTTAAAGAACTTTGGGAATCCAACCAATTAAAACCAGTAATAGATAGGTATTATACTTTAGAAGAAATAGGTAAAGCCCATGAATATATAGATATGGGACGTAAAAAAGGTAACGTAGTTATTCTTCTTTAA
- a CDS encoding TonB-dependent receptor domain-containing protein: MKKNVLLILALLAFNSAFSRVVVKGKITDTNGLPIMGATVAYNLENVTAKGGTITEEDGTFTFELSGLGTYQIRVSYIGMKTLNLTETFDENKTYDLGSINLQESVEQLQSVEVIGRARTDYNSDYSFSATKVAIANKELPQAITSVTKELIADRLAFQVPDAVKTVSNVSVTGLYNHYNIRGITQGDDGQVLNGMRTRQYYFLQPITSHLERVEVIKGPSSVTFSSADPGGTVNMVTKKPLTEKRSEVSLTTGSFGTIRATADFTGPLNESKTLLYRFNAAIQEADSFRDVVNNNAILFSPSLSYIPNETTSLNVELIYSDAVGNLDRGQPIFGAINGDYDINSTPITMNVGASSDHYKNKEFIFMTNFSKKLTDNLGFNAQFMKQTWDEDLAEHRVDGTAVDIDGNVIPTLARMRYDERQQYWETDNFSTYFTYDIETEKITNKILVGYDATRWERKIGAGFLRARRYLTVDSGQSNYDPANAANFQQMVVDGVTMPVPAVPHFNLADPFNGARNTNAYNLAELSIPANLNTSNGFYIQNQFKVGKFSALLNLRYERFTDIFDYEGDEQEFTNDAIVPRFGLTYEVTNTVSAYATYLEGFQPHTNTVSLSPTAEGFFWSTSPSRFDPLESSLTEFGAKGEFLNGKIFANLAIFNITQKNILLGDTYDLDNLTTRGEQRSRGFEMDVSGYISSNFQLTASYGFADAEIVEDAIEEFIGEPIGGAPKHNANIWGRYDFTNETLKGIGFGLGAQFMDERYTWYNPTYDTDRLLLPSYTVFDAAVYYKPNNTGMQLTLKLNNLFDETYWLGGLNPSRLGPGAPRNVLLNATYKF; encoded by the coding sequence ATGAAAAAAAATGTACTACTCATACTAGCACTGTTAGCATTCAATTCTGCTTTTTCCAGAGTTGTGGTTAAAGGCAAAATAACGGATACAAACGGACTTCCCATAATGGGAGCAACAGTTGCATATAATCTTGAAAATGTTACGGCCAAAGGCGGTACCATAACAGAAGAAGACGGAACTTTCACTTTTGAGTTATCAGGACTGGGAACCTACCAAATTAGGGTAAGTTACATAGGAATGAAAACTCTAAACCTTACAGAGACATTTGATGAAAACAAAACATACGATTTAGGCTCCATCAACCTTCAAGAGAGTGTAGAGCAATTACAATCGGTAGAAGTCATTGGTAGAGCAAGAACAGATTATAATAGCGATTATTCATTTTCGGCTACCAAAGTGGCAATTGCCAATAAAGAATTGCCGCAAGCGATAACGTCGGTAACAAAGGAGTTAATTGCAGACCGACTTGCTTTTCAAGTGCCAGATGCCGTAAAAACGGTAAGTAATGTATCGGTAACGGGTTTATACAATCATTATAACATTCGTGGTATTACACAAGGTGATGACGGACAAGTGTTAAATGGCATGCGTACACGTCAATACTATTTTTTACAGCCTATTACCTCCCACTTAGAACGTGTTGAAGTTATAAAAGGTCCGTCATCGGTTACCTTTTCAAGTGCCGATCCAGGTGGTACGGTAAACATGGTAACTAAAAAACCATTAACAGAAAAACGTAGTGAAGTTTCTTTGACCACAGGTAGTTTTGGAACCATAAGAGCTACAGCAGATTTTACCGGTCCTTTAAACGAATCTAAAACGCTTTTATATCGTTTTAATGCCGCAATACAAGAGGCAGATTCATTTAGAGATGTCGTAAACAACAATGCCATTTTGTTTTCGCCTTCCTTAAGCTATATTCCAAATGAAACCACATCTTTAAACGTAGAATTAATCTACAGTGATGCCGTGGGTAATTTAGATAGAGGTCAGCCTATTTTTGGAGCTATTAATGGTGATTACGATATTAATAGTACGCCAATTACCATGAATGTAGGAGCTTCAAGCGATCATTACAAAAACAAAGAGTTCATTTTTATGACTAATTTCAGTAAAAAGTTAACCGATAACTTAGGTTTCAATGCCCAGTTCATGAAACAAACTTGGGATGAGGATTTAGCCGAACATAGAGTTGATGGTACAGCTGTGGATATTGATGGAAATGTGATTCCTACCTTGGCTAGAATGCGATATGATGAAAGACAACAATATTGGGAAACCGATAACTTTAGCACTTACTTTACGTACGACATAGAAACGGAGAAGATTACCAACAAAATTTTAGTTGGTTATGATGCTACACGTTGGGAAAGAAAAATTGGAGCCGGATTTCTTCGTGCCAGAAGGTACTTAACAGTAGATAGTGGTCAGTCTAACTATGACCCTGCAAATGCAGCCAATTTTCAGCAAATGGTGGTAGATGGTGTAACTATGCCTGTACCTGCAGTACCTCATTTTAACTTAGCAGACCCATTTAATGGTGCTAGAAATACAAATGCATATAATCTGGCAGAATTGAGTATTCCTGCTAACCTGAATACCTCAAATGGTTTTTATATTCAAAACCAGTTTAAAGTAGGTAAGTTCTCTGCTTTATTGAACTTGCGATATGAGCGTTTCACTGATATTTTTGATTATGAAGGCGATGAGCAAGAGTTTACAAATGATGCTATTGTACCTAGGTTTGGTCTTACCTATGAAGTTACCAACACGGTTAGTGCATACGCTACGTATTTAGAAGGTTTTCAGCCACACACTAATACTGTTTCATTATCGCCAACGGCAGAAGGTTTCTTTTGGTCCACTTCACCAAGCAGATTTGATCCCCTTGAAAGTAGTTTAACAGAGTTTGGAGCAAAAGGAGAATTTTTGAACGGGAAAATATTTGCCAACCTAGCTATCTTCAACATTACTCAAAAAAATATCCTTTTAGGTGACACCTATGATTTGGACAATTTAACTACAAGAGGTGAACAAAGAAGTAGAGGTTTTGAGATGGATGTATCTGGGTATATATCATCTAACTTTCAGCTTACCGCATCTTACGGTTTTGCAGATGCTGAAATTGTAGAAGATGCCATAGAAGAGTTTATTGGTGAACCTATAGGAGGAGCTCCAAAACACAATGCGAATATTTGGGGGAGATATGATTTTACAAATGAAACCTTAAAAGGTATCGGCTTCGGTTTGGGTGCTCAATTTATGGATGAACGATATACGTGGTACAACCCTACGTACGACACAGATAGACTATTATTACCTTCCTATACCGTATTTGATGCAGCGGTATATTACAAGCCTAATAATACCGGTATGCAATTAACCCTTAAGCTAAATAATTTATTTGATGAAACGTATTGGTTAGGTGGTCTAAACCCATCAAGATTAGGACCTGGCGCACCAAGAAATGTATTGTTGAACGCAACGTATAAGTTTTAA